ACGTACGACTGGCGGGTGCGTCGGGTGGCCGGCGGTGGGGGAGCGCGGCCGGGGCGCGGAGCGAAGGCGGCGGGTGGAGGGCCGGGGCGTGAAGGTGCCGGGCGCGCGGTGGTGGAGCTGCGCCAGGGCGCCAGGGGCGGGCGGCTGTCTCAGCGCACACCCGCGGGGCAGGGGCCGCAGCGAAAGCAGTGGGTGCCCGCCCGCCTGCGGCCGGTGACGGCGGAGTCAGGTGGAGTCGCGAGAGCCGGTCAGCGCTCGGCTGCGGGCAGCGGCGCCCGGTCGAGTTTGAAGAAGCACCGGCCGAGCTCCTGCGCGGACCACGTGAACGGGTGCCAGTCCTTCTCTCGGACGGTGACGGTGACGCCGGTCGGTGATTCCTCGACCGCTTCGACCCGCACGATCGGGAAGTGGCCGCTGGCGACGCCGTCGCGCATGAGGCGGTCCCCAGGCCCGACCGGAGCCTGGACCTCGCCGCCGGTGTACCGCGTGTAGGGCACCAGGACCTGGGGGATCCCTTCCGGCACGGCCAGCGCACGATCGGTCAGCATGTCGGCCAAGTGCTCTCTGATCAGCGCGTAGAGACGCTGGGACGGCGGGTCCTCCACCGTGAGTGCCACGAACGCCAGGCGCAGTGCCTCGTCGTCCAGGCCGGGCGGATATCCGCGGTTGTCGGCGCGGGCGAGGACGTCCTTGGCGTACCGGTGGGCCAGACGACCGCGGTGGAGGGACCCGGCGGCGGGCGGGCTCGCGGCGACGCACGCCGGACAGGAGAGCGGGGCGTCGGTGACGCGCGCCGGGTCCAAGTGCTCGTAGTGGTGGACGACCGAGTACCGGCCCGCGTCGCAGACCACGTCAATCAGAAAGCCGGTGTGGCTGTTGAGCAGACCCTCGTGAACGGCGCCGTCGTGGCCGATGAGGTTCTTGTGGTCCATGTCTTCTCCGCCGCCCCCGGGGGCGGCGTCCTCGCTTTCGGTGCGTCGGGTGGGTGGCTGGCGGCACGGGCGCGGTGCTCGCGGCCCCGCGCCTCACGTGCCGTCCGGCCTACTTGCTGAGGTAGAACTTCACCCCCCGGCACACGACCAGGATCGGCCCGGTCGCGTTGATGATCAGCTGGTACGCCTCCTGCTCGGAGACCGATCCCGCCTCCGTCACGGTCTCGTCGAACCGGGTCTGACCCTGGAGGTAGCGAATCAGCTCATATTTGGCCACCGGCCCGTCGAGCGGAATCGTCGCCCCCATCGGCGAGTGGGAGTCGCTCAGGCCCCGCCCGATCCATCCGGCCGAGAGCTGGAGCGGGGCCGGGAACGGGACGCGGTGCGCAAGGTGCCGGGCGACGGCTTCGTGGGCGCGCTGGTCCCACATTCCGTTCCAGACATCGCTCGCGTTCCTGGCCTCTTCGTCGTACGCCGCCAGGGCCCGGCGCATGTTCAGGTACTCGTTGTCCTCACGGAAGATCCGGGACCTGGACCAGTTGCCGGTCGTGTCGAAGCCGTCATCCATCGACTGCCCGTCGTGCTGGCGGCCGACCATCCAGTGCCCCGTGGACTCGTCTACGCCGAGCCACACACCCTCGAAGGAGCCGCGCCACTCGCGCCGTGCCTGGTCGACCACGGTCCAACCCTGGTGCTGCTCACCGGTCTTGATGCGCATGAGTGTCTCCTGATCTCGTCGGTAGGGAAGGGCTGGGACGCTCAAGCCGAGGGGGCGAGCACCACCAACTGAGATCAGAATACACAGTGAAATATGAATAAGCAACATTGAGTCGCGTCGTGTGCCCGCGGGCATCACGGTGCCATCGCGGCGTCGGCTCGGATCCCGGCGGCGAAGGCGGAAGCCGTCAGGACCCGGACCGAGCAGCGAGTTACCCCCACGCGCGGCCGGCATCAGGCTGCAGGGCGGGATAGGCGGTGGCCAGGACCTCCTCGGCGAGGAGAGCGGGCCCGCGCGAGTAGGCGAGGGTCTCCTGCCCGTCGCCGGACTGCACAACGGCCAGATCCGCATGGCGGCCGGCGACCCTGTGCACGGCCCGGCGGAGGTCTTCGTTGCCGGTGAGCAAAAGCCTGCCCGGCCCGAGGGGATCGGAGGCGAGACGGGCGAGGCTGATGGAGCCGGGCGCGGGACCTGCGGTGCGGGCGGCGAAGTCCAGGCTCGCGTACGCCTGGACGACGTCGGGGCAGCGGCGGCCGGCGGTGCGGCGGACGGCCACGCCGTGGCTTCGGCCGGCAGCTCCACCAGCGGGAGGTTCGGGGTCGAGCAGGTGCAGGGTGCGGAAGGGGTTGGCGAGTTCGTCCTCGACACCCGTTGCGTCGCGGTCCCGGAGCGCGTACATGCTGACCAGGCAGGCAATGTCCGCGGCGACTACCGATCGGGCCGGGCTCTTGTGGCCGGCGGCTTCGGCGGCCGCCACAAGGCGTCCCTGCAGTTCTGCGCGGCTGTACCGGCTGATCGGGGAGTACCCGAAGAGGTAGCGCCAGCTGGGCACATGGCACCGTTCGGCGCTCACCAGCCACCAATGAAGCACCCACAGGCTGGTGTCGAGCTCAAGGAAGGGGTCTGCTCCGGCTTCCTCGTCCAAGAGCCAGTGGGCCCGGTCGGTGGGCACCAAGTCCCGGCCGTGCCGGGCGGCCAGTCCGAAGGCCTGGGACCAGAAGGACATGGCCGGGACCATGCTCTTGCCGACTCCGAGCACGACGGTCGCGTCGGGGCGGCGCAGGGCGGCGTGATCCTGGAGCAGGGCGAGGTAGACCTTGCGGAGCCACCCGTCGCGGGGTGGGTAGCCGCGGTGCCGGCCGAAGGCGGGCAGGCAGCCGGTCATGGGGGTGTGGTTCGGCACGGTGATCCCTTGGTGAGACTCAGTCGAGTGAGAGGGGGCTGCGGTCGGAGAGGGTGAGCCGGGCGACGAGACGCGCGAGGGGCTGCGCCCAGTCGGCCGGTGGGCCGGTGGGCCGGGGACGAGGAAGTCCTCGCTCCAGGTGGTGCCGTCGCCGACGAGCGGTCGGCTGGTCACCTGGACGTGCCGCAGGCGGGCTTGGGCGGGGGCGAGTTCGAGCTCGTAGGCCCGGGTTTCGGTGTCGATGTACCAGGTCAGACAGCCCTCGGCGTCAGGGCATCCACAGGCCAGCATGTACACGCGGGTCCGGCTGGGGATGGGCAGGACGGCGCGCAGCGCCTGAGTCACGGCCTGGCCCTCCGTGTGGTCGTGAACGTGCGCCACGTTTCCTCCTTTCGGCCCGGCCCACGGAAGTGGGCCGGGCCATGCGGCTACCTGCTGGCCGTGAGGGCGTCCAGCAGCTGCTTGGTGGTGCGGGTGGCGATCGCGAAGCGGACCATCTTCATGACGTCATCGCGGTGGCGGGCCACGTCGCGCGCCTGGGCGAGGGTGTCCTCGGCCAGGTCGGGCTGGGCGAGGACGTCTCCGCAGCCGACGACCGCCCGGGGGCCCAGTTCCCATACGAGGGCATTGACGGCGGCTCCGGCGGCGGCGAGGGGGTCGAGTTCGAGCATGACCCAGCCGCGGTCGGCTGGGTCCTCGCCGTCGCGGCGCAGTTCCTGCGCGGCGGAGCGGAAGAGCCCTCCGGTCCCGGCGGTCGGCTCGAGAGCCCACTCGCCGCGTTGGTGGGGCCGCTTTTCTGAACTGCCGTCGTTGGCCAGCATCGCGGTGATCAGGGCGCTGACATCGGGCGGGGTGTGGTACTCGCCGAGGCTGCGCCGGGAGTGGTGGTGGCGCAGGCTTGTGATGACCCAGGAGAGCAGGTCGATCCGGGACCTACCGGCGGGGTCGGTGTCTCCGGTGTGCTGGAGGACCCCGTGGCGCACTGCGGCGCGGGTCACGGCCCGCACGCCCGCGAGGTGCGTGTCGTGGAGGTCCTCTCTTGTCCAGTCGAACAGGGGGCGGGCGGTGGTCCACAGGTCGGGGCGAAGGCGCCAGTAGTAGTTGGCGCTCTCGGCCAGGCCACGGACCAGGACGCGCGGGGGTTGTGCGGCGATGTACGCGGCGATCGTGTCGGCGGCCTCGGCGCCCGGGGACTTCTGGGGCCACAGTGCGAGGGCGGCGACGACCCCTGCGGGGATGTCCAGCCGGCTGCCGCCGGCGGCGTACCAGGCGTCGGCGACCGCCTCGCCGAGGACGGAACCGGGGCTTCGGCTGACGGTGATCGGGGGGCAGTCGGTCGTGCCGGCATGCCGGGCACAGCTTGGATCGGTGCAGTTCTGGGCCTTGTGGGTGTGTGCCTGGTCAACGGCCTCGATCACGAGGGCGGCGGTGGTGTCAGTGGACATGAGGGTTCCAGGACGTAGGTGGGTCTGCTGGTCGGGAACAGGAGGGCAGGGCCAGGGCCGCGGGCGAGAACGCACCGTCCGCGGCCCCCCGGGCCTGCACGTTGTGGTGACGGGTGGTGCCGTACGAGCGGCCACCCCCGGCACATTCAGAGGACTCCGCGGCGGGACAGGTCCGGCTCGCACAGGGAGCACGTCCCGCACGGCGCGTGGTCGGTGCATCCCGGCTCCGGGAGGGCATGGGCCGCGGCGTCCTCGCGATGGATGAACTTGGGCCACTCGCGTTCGTACAGGAACTCGCCGGCCCACTCTCGGGACTGGAATCCGGGGATGCGCGAGGCGTCGTTGGTCGCATCGGGCTGGGCGACCCACGTGGTCGTGCCGTCCGAGAGGGTGTGTTCCCACACGTACCCGTGCACGGTGGGGCTGGCCTTGTTCACCACGAGGAACCCGCGGGTGTAGTTGTTGTGGGCGGGCTGGAAGTCGATGTGCTGGGCGAGGCCGGGCAGCATGATCACGCCTCCGAAGGGTGAGTGCGGGTGGTGTTGGGGGTGCGGAGTCTGAGGGAGCCCAGCCCTCTCGGTGGCCTGCACGCGCCCCGACTTGGGGCGCGAGGCTCATTCCTGTGGGAACCGAGGGCGGTCCGGTGCTTGCTCGTGTGCCGGGCGGCGTACTGCACGCACGGAGGCGTGGACCTACGCAACTCAGGGGCGAGGCATGCGGCTTGCGCGGGGCCGGATGCCGGACTTAGAGCCTCGCTACCGTCACCGAGTCGCGTCGGCGGAGTTCTTGACCACTCGGCCGCGCGGGGTGAGGGTCCACACCTCGTCGGGTGCTTCGCCCCGTTTCGGTGCGACCTGGGTGGCGGAGCGCCTCCACACGAGCAGATACGCACTGGGGTCTGCGTCGGGGAAGTCTTCGGCCGGACTGTCGGCGAGGGACGTGCCGTATTTGACGCCGTCGTAATAGGTCGGGCCGTGGTGGTGGGCCACGCGGCGCTTAAGTGCCCGCTCGGGAACTTCCTGGTTCGGGGCGAACTCCATCGCGGTCAGATCGGCCGGCTTCTTCCGGCGCGACGGTATGAACGTGAAGTACACAGTCATCGGCGTGAGTTCCCCGGGTCGTTGAGAGCGGGCTGAGGTGATGTTGGGCTGTGCCCCACCGCGCCGCCGTGGGTGGCGGCAACGCGGAGAGGCGTTGCCGGTCGGGTCGGGCTGCTCGGCTTTCAGGCGTTCCGCAGAGCGCTCGGCGCGGCGGCGTACTTCACGCACGCGGGCATGGAGTCCCGCAGATCGGGGCCGCGCAGCCCGCGGCTTCCGCGGGGCAGAAGACCGCACTTGAGGCGCTCCCGGCCGTCGTGGAGCTGCTTGAACACCTTGTTGGCGCACCCTCCGCAGACGGCGGAGGGGTTGTCGAGATCGCTGCCCAGAAGCGGAACCCGGGTCGCGGGGTGCTCGCCGCGGTCGAGGTGCATGCGTATCGAGCCGCGGCCGGACCGAGCCGGGGCGGGGATCAGGGGCGTGGTCATGATGGAGGTCCTTCCGGGCGGGATGTCTGTCGGGGCGGCGGCACCGAGGGCATCGGTGCCGCCGGGGGCTTGTGGTGCTACTTGGCCTTGCGCTGGTCGACTCGGTGGGCCTGTGATGCCGCTCGCATGACCTCGTCGAAGTCGAAGCCGAGGTCATGGGTGTAGGCGCGCAGATCGTTGAGCAGCACGTACAGCGCCTTCGAGCAGGTGGGGTAGGCGTCGTCTGCCATGTGCACGCGGAGGGCAGCAGCGGCGTCGCTCGCGTGCACGTAGTTGTCGAAGAGGTGGTCTTCGGCGGCCGAGTCGTCGGTGTTGGTGATCGGCCCGACGGACGGGGCGAGGTTCGGCATGGCGGCCAGTGGCCGTTCGTCGAGGCGCGCCCTGGCGTCGCCGTCGAGGCAGCGCTCGAAGTCGGCCCGCATGTGGCTGGCCAGGTGCATCAGGTCGGTGGTGACGTCCACAAGGGTCAGCCAGATGTCGTTGCTGCTCTGGCGGTAGGCGAGAAGGGCGGCGGCGACCTCATGGGCGACGGCAACGGGCATGGCAGGGCTCCTGAACGGCAACGGGGTGGACGCGGCGTGGACTTGAGGACCCGCCAGCGATGTGATCAATCTACACAACGAAAAAGCAATACGCAACGTCAAGGGGTTGATGAAGGCGGGTCCGGTCAGTCAGCCGTCCCCGCCTTCCACCTAGTTCGAGCGCTCAGCGCAACCCGTGGCGGCGCGGAGCTGCTCTACTCGTTCCCGCCGGCATCCCTGCGCGCTCGCAGTTCTCCAGGCGGCTGCCGACGGGGCATCGTGCCGACGAAGACCAACAGCGCCCCCAGCGCCACTCCGGCTGTAATGATCGCGCCCACAACGCTGCCGGGCTCCAGTACCCACACACTGACCAGGGCGACGGCTGCACTCGGCGCGCCCCATCGGAGCGCCCAACGGCGCCATGGGCTCGGGCTCTTCCCGTCGACAACCGGCATCAGTTCCTCCTTCGTTCTGGATGCCGGCCGACACCTGCACCCGTGCGTGAATTGTGCGGCCCGGGAGTGCGGACAGCCCGGGCCGTGATCGGGTCAGGCACAAAACTGCTCCCCGTCGAAGTACGCCCCACGGGCCATGCGGGTGTTGGGAAGGACGCCCGAGACGACCGGGGAGGGAAGGCCCGGGACGTCGACGAAGGTCGTGTATCGGTCCAGGAGCCGGGCGGCCACCCGGGTGTCGCCCCAACGGTGCCCGACCGCGTTCAGGGGGCCGAGGGCCACGTTCAGGTCGTTCATGATCGAGAAGCCGAGACCCTGGTAGTAGCTTTCCAGCTTCGGGAAGCAGTTAAGGGTCAGCAGCCCGTAGTCGGCGCGTGTGAAGCGGCGTACGGAATGCCGGATGAGTTCGGCCCCGATGCCTCGCCCGCGCTGATCGGGGTCCACGGCAACGGCGGTGATGATCGCGATTCGTTCCGCCAGAAGGTGCGCCAGCGGCACGTCGATGCCGGGATGGTCGAAGAGCCACAGCGGAGCGCCTCCCAGGAGGACGCCGAGCGTCTCGCCTTCATCGCTTTCGGCCACGACCATTAGGGCCCGGAAGTGGGAAAGGGGCCCTTCCTGCGGCAGGGACAGGTTCGGCCGGACCTCCTCGAACGCGTTGGGGTCGTCGGGATTCACGTCGGCGAGGAGGCGCATGACGGCGTCGGCGTCGGTGGGCGCCGCGTCCCGGAAGGTGATGCCGGGCAGGCGCGTGCGAGTGGTACCCATGGAGGCTCCTGGCGGTGATGCGAGGCGCAGTACGTCGCCTCTGGTTGTGGGCCGCCGGAGGGGTCCTCAACGGCGGGCTCGGTCACGCTGGACCGGGGCGGGGCCGGGCCGACCGGAGCGGGCGAGCTGCCCGGACGGCCCGGAGTGCTGTGCGGAGGGGCCTCAGTAGATGTGGCGGCCGTCAGGAACGGTCTGTCCGATCAGGCGCCAGGGCGGGCCGTCATTGAGAACGCCCATCGGGCACCGATCCGGCCGATGCGTCGACAGGTCGGCCTCGATGGCCGTGTACCAGTGCTGCGTGAGCGGGCATCGCGTTCCGCGTGCGCATCCCGGCCGCTCCGCGACGAACACGTGGTACACGTCCGGAGAGGTGGGGAGGGACCGACGGAACGATTCGGCGATGCGCTTGCCGTAGGCCGCCTGACTCTCGCCCTGGTAGCGGCGCCAGACCTCCTTGCCATAGACAAACTGGGTCTGGCCGTCGCGGTCGAGCCGCCAGCGCAATGAGGAGCCGTAGCGCGGGCTGTCGGGGGACGACTCGTCTGCGCCCGCGGGCACCGCTCCGGTCATGTCGAGAACGGTCTGGCCGGTCCCGGCGAACGCCTGGGGCACGGCCAGCGCCCAATAGGTGGTGGCGCTCTCCTGCCACTGGTACGGCCTCCGCCGCTCGTGCTGTGTTCCCGCCTTGCGGCGCTTTATGAGCGGCTTGTTCCGCTTCATCTGTATCAGTCCCCGGATGCACTGGGACGGCGCGAAGCCTAGAGCTGCGCTCGTCAAGTGGGTTGGTGTGGTGGGGCGTTGGCCCGATCCGAGAGAAACAATACACATTGAAATGCGAATACGCAACGATCTAAGGAGTGTCCCCACCACGCCGTGCGAGCTCCGCCCCCGCTTGGAATCGGTCCCAGGCCAGCCGGCTGTCGACCGCGTCCTCGATCGCGCTCCAGACCAACCCCCGTGCGGGGTCCTCCGGAACGTGGGGCTCTCCACGGTTGCCCCGGATCACCGTGACCGTGTCGCCGACCGGCGGCCGGGCCCGGTGGACGAGGATGCAGGTGGGGGTTCCGTGGCCCGGGATGTAGGCCCCGGATGTGTCGATGATCCAGCGCGCGTCGAAGCGGGGCAGGAACTCGGTGACGTACCGCCTGCCGAACTCTCGCTTCATGAACGAGTTCGCGGTCAGCTGCGCCACGAAGCCGCCCGGGACGGCCAGGTGCTCGAGCATCAGCGCGGTGAAGGGCAGGGCCAGTGAGTATTTGCCAGCCGCCACCTGCGGGTACGCGGCGCGGACCTGGTCGCGGACGGTGGGGTCCTTCGGGGTGATGTACGGCGGGTTGGCCACGCACGCGTGGTAGGCGCCAGCGGCCAGCAGGGGCTCGGTGCGGTCCAGCAGGGAGTCGGCGGCGGCCACGTTGACGGGCCACGACGCCGGGACGCGGTCCAGGCTCACGCCGAGGACGTGCGCCGAGCTCGCCAGGAGCCGGTAGGCGGTCAGCGCGGCGGCGTACGCGTCGAGGTCCACACCCGACACCGCGGCGAGCGCCCGCTCGACGGCCCGCGGCCCGTGCCCGACCGGAGCGGGCCGGCGGCCGCGGATCGGCGGGACGCGGACCATGTGGAACGCGGCGACGGCGATGTGCCCGGTCCCGCAGGCAGGGTCGATCATCCGGGCATCGGCTGGCCCCCACTCCTCCATCGCCGGCTCCAGTGACAGGCGCAGCAGGAGACGGGCGACCCAGGGCGGCGTCTGGCACAGGGCGCGCCCCTTGCGGGCCTCCTCGGACAGCAGTTGGTAGGTGTCGCCGAGCGCGTAGCCGTCCACGCGGTGCTCACCTTCCAGAGCGGGGTGCCGGTCCCAGAACTCCTCGATGGCAGCCCAGGCGGCCGCGCCGAGCGGCTGCTCCCACAGCGGCAGTACGGCCGGATCGACGAGCGGGATGAGCGCGGGGTGGCAGTTGGCGAGGCTCTCCAGGGACTTCAGCAGGCCGCCCGGGCCCGGAGGGCGGTCGTCGGCCGGGGCCAGGACGTGGTCGTGGGCGTGCCGGGCGAGGGCCGCGGCGTGGATCCACAGGGCGGCCGTGCGCCGGTCGCCGGTGTCGCGCGTGACCGTGGCGGTGAGCTTGTCGTAGGCGCCCGGTGGCAGGGTGCGGGTGGTCATCTTTCCTCGCAGGGGTCGGGTGCTACTGGCTGTCGGTCATCGCGGCCCAGACCTCGGCGAAGGCAGGGCGGGCCTTGTCCTGCACGCCGGCGGGGGCGGTCACGTAGAAGTCCTCGGCCGTCCCGTACGTCTTGGAGTCCGGGCGGACGCGGGTGCGCACGCGGGCGATGCCGGCGCCGTGGGCGTCCGTGGAGTGCTCGACCGGGCGGTTCAGCGCCGTGGCCGCGGTGGTCAGGAAGGTGCCGGCTTCGGTGCGGCTGCCGGTGCGGACGGTTTTCACCGACCGGTAGACGGTGCCCTTGATGCCGTTGTCGCGGCATTCGGGCTTGGCGCATCGGTCGCCGTGATCGGTCTTGCACTCGGGCCGTCGGCCGGCGGTGTAGACGCGCTGCACCCGGTAGACCGCCCAGGGCTCCTCGTCGAGCCGGGCGTTGAACTGGCCGAGCGCCTCGGTGTTCTGGTCGTGAGTGACCCGCCGGAACAGGGTGTCGTCCTTGTAGAGGGAGCTGTTGTCGTTCAGGGCCATCGACAGGTACTCCAGGCGCAGCACGCGCGCCGCGAGGTCGGGGTACTTCCGCAGCCGCTTCAGGTGGTCCGGCTGCGGCGAGCACACCCCAGAGAACGGGCAAACAGAACAATATGACTTGGACATGTCGATCCCGAGGCGGTCCTTGACGTAGCCCTGCACGTCCTTGCGGCCCCAACCGAGCCGGAGCAGCGGGTAGTCCAGAGCGAAGGTCTGGCGGCCGGCCCTTTCGTTGCGCTCGGCCTGGGCTTTGTTGGCCTTGACCGCGCGCCTGCGCTCGTCGGCGTTGTAGCCGAACAGCTTGCCGACCGTCTGGCCGCCGGCCTCCCGCAGTTGAAGATCATCAATGGCGAAGGCCTTGAACTTCTGCGCGCACTTGTGCCCGCCCGCGTACTGCGGAACGGTGCCGTTGGCCTCCAGCTCGTCCATGAGGGTCCACTGGCCGTGGTCGAAGACCTTGCCGGGATTCGTGGTGTCGGAGAGGACCTGGACGCCGGCGGACTCCAGGTGGCCGGCGCGCGCGACCTGCGTGTACCGGATGCCCTTCTCCCGCAGCAGCGGCAGGACGTGGTTCTCGACGTCGGAGATCGTGTCGGGAAACTCCTACGTTCTCTAGCGAGATCTGTGTTGTTGCAGATCTGTGTTGCTGGATCCGGGTACAGGAAGTGTCACCCGTTCGGGTGGACGATGGTTGTTGCGGTCCCGGCATGACGTGCGGCTATGCAGGATCCGTGACGTGAGATGGAAGGTCTACTTTCATGGGGAGCAGGTGGATCTTTCCCGCGCGTACGACGATCCGGTCGTGTTGCAACATCGGGATGTCCTGTTGCGGGCCGCGGCAGCGCCGCGGAGGGCGGGACAGCCCTTCCTGCTCGATCCCCTGGGGGCGTCAGATCTTCGGGTGGACAGATGGTTCGACAGCGATGAGGTCCGCGACCTGGGCCGGCTGACCTGGCGGAAGTACGCGTACAGCCTCGTGGTGTGGCTGAGCTTCTTGTGGGCGTACGGGCGGCCGTGGGATGACGTCGAGCCGACCGCGGTGGAGGCCTTCAAGACCTGGCGGATGCTGGACGGGCGTAACACGCGCCTGGTGGAGTCGGGTACCTACAGCGACAACATCATCAACATCCGGCTGTTCTACGTGTGGGCGGCGAAGGAGTTCCAGATCCCCAATCCGATCCGGACTCGCCCGGGTCGGGGCAAGCGCCGGGATGGCACGCAGTCGGAGAAGGTTGTGACCGACCCGAAGGCGACGCGGGACCGGGATGTGAAGTGGTTCGACCCGGCGGGCTACGAGCGCTATCGGGACTGCGGGCTGCTCGGGCTGACGCTGGAGGGCGACGAGGATCCGGGCTGGCGGGGCCGCAACGGACAGCGCAACGCCGCCTTCGCGGACTGCCTCTACAACTCGGGGCTGCGGCTGGAGGAGGGCGGTTCGCTACTGCTGGTCGAACTCCCGCCGGACGACCCCAGCCGCGGCTTCTACACCTGCCACCTGGCCGAGAAGGTCGCGAAGGGCAACGTCGCGCGCAAGTACTGGATGTCGCGCAAGGGCCTGGTGCCGGTGCTGAACTACTGCGAGGGCGAGCGGGCGACCGCGGTGCGACGGGCCCGGGCCGCTGGACGGTATGAGCGCATGGCCGGCACCCGGGTGCTGACGCGGATGCTGCCCGGGCGGCGGGCGAGGCTGGTCGGGCAGGACGCGCTGGTGGAGGAGGTGCCGCTCGACTCGCTGACGCCGGAGGCTCGTCGGCTGTTGCTGCGTGAGACGCCGCAGGGGCTGGAACCGGTGGCGCTGTGGCTGAACGAGGACGGGATGCCGCGGGACCCTCACGGATGGCAGCACGTCTTCACCCAGGCCAACAAGCGGTTGAAGGACGACCTGGGGGTGGAGGGTTTCGCCGGGGCCGCCCACATGCTCCGCCACAGCTTCGCGCTGCGCTGGTTCTCGGTGGGCCGGCTGCTGTTCGACAAGAAGTTTGCGCACCTGGACGGGGAGGAACTGCGCGACCTGCGCTACGAGTTCGGCAGCACCTGGGACCTGGTGCGGCTGCTGCTCGGGCACGCGGATCAGCGCACGACCAAGGAGACGTACTTGGAGCCCTTCGAGGCTCTGGAGCTTGAGTTGCTGCTGATGCATGCCGACAACAGCGGCATCTCGGACCTGATGGCGGCAGTCTATGGTGCCGACCGGCGGGTGCTGGGCGATCCGCTGGCGGGATGGTGAGTCCGGGGCGTCCG
Above is a genomic segment from Streptomyces sp. NBC_01426 containing:
- a CDS encoding N-6 DNA methylase, coding for MSTDTTAALVIEAVDQAHTHKAQNCTDPSCARHAGTTDCPPITVSRSPGSVLGEAVADAWYAAGGSRLDIPAGVVAALALWPQKSPGAEAADTIAAYIAAQPPRVLVRGLAESANYYWRLRPDLWTTARPLFDWTREDLHDTHLAGVRAVTRAAVRHGVLQHTGDTDPAGRSRIDLLSWVITSLRHHHSRRSLGEYHTPPDVSALITAMLANDGSSEKRPHQRGEWALEPTAGTGGLFRSAAQELRRDGEDPADRGWVMLELDPLAAAGAAVNALVWELGPRAVVGCGDVLAQPDLAEDTLAQARDVARHRDDVMKMVRFAIATRTTKQLLDALTASR
- a CDS encoding Eco57I restriction-modification methylase domain-containing protein, yielding MTTRTLPPGAYDKLTATVTRDTGDRRTAALWIHAAALARHAHDHVLAPADDRPPGPGGLLKSLESLANCHPALIPLVDPAVLPLWEQPLGAAAWAAIEEFWDRHPALEGEHRVDGYALGDTYQLLSEEARKGRALCQTPPWVARLLLRLSLEPAMEEWGPADARMIDPACGTGHIAVAAFHMVRVPPIRGRRPAPVGHGPRAVERALAAVSGVDLDAYAAALTAYRLLASSAHVLGVSLDRVPASWPVNVAAADSLLDRTEPLLAAGAYHACVANPPYITPKDPTVRDQVRAAYPQVAAGKYSLALPFTALMLEHLAVPGGFVAQLTANSFMKREFGRRYVTEFLPRFDARWIIDTSGAYIPGHGTPTCILVHRARPPVGDTVTVIRGNRGEPHVPEDPARGLVWSAIEDAVDSRLAWDRFQAGAELARRGGDTP
- a CDS encoding DUF4007 family protein; the encoded protein is MAHVHDHTEGQAVTQALRAVLPIPSRTRVYMLACGCPDAEGCLTWYIDTETRAYELELAPAQARLRHVQVTSRPLVGDGTTWSEDFLVPGPPAHRPTGRSPSRVSSPGSPSPTAAPSHSTESHQGITVPNHTPMTGCLPAFGRHRGYPPRDGWLRKVYLALLQDHAALRRPDATVVLGVGKSMVPAMSFWSQAFGLAARHGRDLVPTDRAHWLLDEEAGADPFLELDTSLWVLHWWLVSAERCHVPSWRYLFGYSPISRYSRAELQGRLVAAAEAAGHKSPARSVVAADIACLVSMYALRDRDATGVEDELANPFRTLHLLDPEPPAGGAAGRSHGVAVRRTAGRRCPDVVQAYASLDFAARTAGPAPGSISLARLASDPLGPGRLLLTGNEDLRRAVHRVAGRHADLAVVQSGDGQETLAYSRGPALLAEEVLATAYPALQPDAGRAWG
- a CDS encoding GNAT family N-acetyltransferase; translation: MGTTRTRLPGITFRDAAPTDADAVMRLLADVNPDDPNAFEEVRPNLSLPQEGPLSHFRALMVVAESDEGETLGVLLGGAPLWLFDHPGIDVPLAHLLAERIAIITAVAVDPDQRGRGIGAELIRHSVRRFTRADYGLLTLNCFPKLESYYQGLGFSIMNDLNVALGPLNAVGHRWGDTRVAARLLDRYTTFVDVPGLPSPVVSGVLPNTRMARGAYFDGEQFCA